TGCGACATCGACGGCGTCGAGCAATGTAAATACGATAGCCGCGAGGAAGCTGAATATGCCCAGCATCACTGCGGCCATAAACAAATTGTGCATTCGGGAAACCGCAATCGCGAGTACGATCATAAAAGACAGCAGGGCGATGTCCAGTATTTCAGTCATGCTCATTTTTCCCTTTGTTGTCGGGGTCGCTTAAAAAAGGCTTGAGGCCCGACGTAAATGCCGCTTTGCCTACCGCGTGGGTCGATGTGGGGCTGGTGATGAGTAATATCACCAGAATCATCACCAGTTTTACTGTGACCGTTGTCAGGCCGCCCTGAAACATCAATCCTATGAGAACGAGGCCCGCCCCCAGTGTGTCGGTAATGCCACCGCCGTGCATGCGGCTGTAAAAATCGGGTAAGCGCAACAGCCCCAGGCCGCCTATCATGCACAGAATACATCCCGGGATGAGGCAAATCCAGCTCAATATATCGATAATCGTCATGGTGTTTGGGTCCTGTTTAGCGGTCAGCAAATCAGGTGCTGTATCTGAAAGCCGTCATTGCGGCATGGTGTTGAGCCGCAATCCAGTGGTTTTTCCTTTTTTATTTTTCCGGATCGGCACCAAGGTCATTATAG
This genomic window from Gemmatimonadota bacterium contains:
- the mnhG gene encoding monovalent cation/H(+) antiporter subunit G yields the protein MTIIDILSWICLIPGCILCMIGGLGLLRLPDFYSRMHGGGITDTLGAGLVLIGLMFQGGLTTVTVKLVMILVILLITSPTSTHAVGKAAFTSGLKPFLSDPDNKGKNEHD